A window of Christiangramia forsetii KT0803 contains these coding sequences:
- a CDS encoding DUF2442 domain-containing protein, translating into MNTVVDSNIKINKVFFRDEKVFFDLEDGREIGAPLKWYPKLLNASEKERLNFSISPSGYGVHWKELDEDLSAYGMLHYNQELNTQSR; encoded by the coding sequence ATGAATACAGTTGTAGACTCAAATATTAAAATTAATAAAGTTTTCTTTAGAGATGAAAAAGTTTTTTTTGATCTTGAAGATGGTCGGGAAATTGGAGCACCCCTAAAATGGTATCCTAAACTCTTAAATGCATCTGAAAAAGAACGTTTAAATTTCTCAATTTCTCCGAGCGGTTACGGCGTACATTGGAAGGAGCTGGACGAAGACCTTTCCGCCTACGGAATGTTACATTATAATCAAGAATTAAACACCCAGTCTAGATGA
- a CDS encoding DUF4160 domain-containing protein, giving the protein MPTLLKKNGFRYFFYSNEHLPKHIHVEGKGGEAKIELDSLTLINAFNLKKKDLTVIIKTVTNQRFFFIRKWDEFYSI; this is encoded by the coding sequence ATGCCTACTCTATTAAAGAAAAATGGATTTAGATATTTCTTTTACTCCAATGAGCATCTACCAAAACATATTCACGTAGAAGGAAAAGGCGGAGAAGCTAAAATTGAATTAGATTCATTAACTTTGATTAATGCTTTCAATTTGAAAAAGAAGGATTTAACTGTAATTATTAAAACTGTAACCAATCAGCGTTTCTTCTTTATTAGAAAGTGGGATGAATTTTATTCTATATGA